Within Elizabethkingia sp. JS20170427COW, the genomic segment ATATAATAAGGAAAATCAGATAAAAAAAACTTTAGAATCTGTATTGAATCAAACTTTTAGCGAATTTGAGGTTGTGATTATTAACGACGGCTCTAAAGATAAAAGTGTTGAGGTAGTTCAATCATTTGATGATCCTCGAATTCGTCTAATTACTCAAGAAAATGCAGGCGTTTCTGCAGCAAGAAATAGAGGAGTTCGAGAGTCTAAAAATGAATGGATTGCTTTTCTAGATGCAGATGATTTATGGAAAAATAATAAACTTGAAGAAATTGAAAAAGTTATTAATAAAAATTTAAACCTTAATTGGATTGCAAATGGCATTGAAACTGTAAAGGGTAATAAAGTAATAAAATTTTTATATGATAAAGAGGGCTTTACTAGAGATGTTTTGGATGATTTGATTAATGGACTTTACATACAGACAAGTGGTATTATTATAAAAAGATCTTTATTTAATCAAGATAATAAAATTTGTTTTAGAGAAGGTGTAAATCACTCAGAAGATAGAGAACTATGGATAAGATTAGCATTTAGGTTTCCAAATTTATACTATGTGAATAAAGTTTTAACTAGTTATATCAGAGATATTACGAACCAATCTTTAACAACAAGTGATGTTAATTATGATTTTCTCAAAATGAACAAATGGTTAGAAAATGAAATAAATGAATTGCCAATAGAAAGAAAGAAAAAGTTTCAGAAATTGGATAGGTCAACGAATAGAAAAAATTTGTTATATATATGGTTATCAAATAATTCATTAGAGAATACAGACTCCTTTTTCTCACAAATAGAAATTAGAGTTTTAAAAACTTTTTCTATTTATCCTATGTTAATTAAATTATTAGTACTAAAAACTCTTTTAAAGCTTAAATAATGGAAAGGATTTTACATGTTATTGGTGCAATGAATAGAGCGGGTGCAGAAACATTTATTATGAACTTGTACCGAAGTATAGATAAAAATAAATATCAATTTGATTTTTATTGTACTAACGGAGAAAAAGGAGATTATGACGCTGAAATTATCAAATTAGGAGGTAGAATACATTACGCAAAGAAATCCAATACTTTAAACAGTTATTTACAGTTTTATAAATTTTTAAAACAACATCGTAAATATAAAATAATACATGCACATATACTTTTAAGTATAGGTATATATTCCTTGATTGCCAAAATAGCAGGAGTGGAAAAAATTATTTCTCATGCACATAGTTCCTCATATAAAGGCAAAGATGAAAGCATTTTCAAAAAAAAATATTACGATTTATCAGTACATTTAATAAAGAATTATGCTGATATATATTTAGCTTGTGGTAAAAAAGCCGGAGATTTTTTGTATCCTTTTACCAATAATTACAAAATTCTTCCAAACTCGATTGATCTAGTTAAGTATAAAGAAATTGCTATCAGAGATTCTAAATACTTAGATAATCATAGCCATATATTTAACTCGGAAAATAAATTTAAACTCATACAAGTAGGTAGATTTAATGAAGTTAAAAATCATACCTTTACATTAAACGTCATAGATAGTCTTCGTAAAATAAATGATGATTTTATTTTATACATGGTTGGTGATGGTGAGTTAAAAAAGCAAATTGAAGAGGAAGTCAAGAGATTGAAATTAGATGATTACATTATTTTTTTAGGAGTAAGGGATGATGTACCTAGTTTAATGGCTGGATCCGACTTACTATTAATGCCTTCTCATTTTGAAGGATTTCCTGTTGTACTAGTAGAATCACAAGCGATAGGACTAGAGGCACTTATTTCTAATAATATATCAAAAGAAGTTGATTTAGATATTGGTTTAATAAATTTCGAAACTCTAGATGATTATAATAATTGGGCGAATATAATAACAGAAAAGATTAATAATAAATCTAAAAAGAAAAATGTAGAATACTATTTTAATACAATGAAGAAATTAGGATTTGATAATAACGTTAATGTTAAAAAAATTACAGATTTATATAGAAGATAATAAGTTTAATTTTAGAAATGAAAAAAATAAAAAAAGGATCTTTTGAAAGTTTAGTATTGTTCTGCTTAAGCCCTATCCTATCAATACCTGTTTTGATTTATAATATTTTCAAAGGTAATACTCTATCTACCAAGTTATTGATAATCATCTTTGGATTAATTGGATTTTTATATGTTCCAACAATAACGAATGATAAGGCTAGATACTTAGACAGATATGAACTTTTTAGTAAATTTACTATACATGAATTTATTAATTTTTTGGCTGGAATAGAAAGACCTGACTTTATTTTTGATATTTCATTATATGCTTTTTCATATTTAAACTTACCAAGTCAAATATTTTTTTTTATTGTTTGTACATTCTCTACATACTCAATAATACATATCAGTACAAAGTTAGTTTCGGTAAATTTATCTAAAGAAAAAAAATATGGCTTTATTATTTTTTTTATATTATTTAGTATTTCATTACAAACATTATTTTCTGGTGTACGTTATTATTTTGGTTTATCTTTTTTGTTATGGGCTATTTATTATTTAATTTTAAAGAAAAAAACATATAAATTCATTTTATTTTTTGTACTTGCAATATGTACTCATTTTAGTTTAATTATTTTTTTTCCTGCTTTTTTAGCAATAATCTTTTTTCCGCAAACTAATTTCAGAGTTCTATTTATAATTTCTTTATCTTTTTTGATTCTTCCAAAGGAAGTTTTAGGAGTATTGATAGAAAACGTTAGTCCTACAGAAGCATATTCCTCTAAAGCAGACCAATATTTGGATAATGATTTAATAGGAGAAGGGATTAAAAATAATATAGCAAATGCAATAGTATTTTATACTCGGCAAATATGGATCTATGTAGCATATATCTATCTTATTTTTTTCAAAAAGAAAAAAGAGAACTACGATATAATTTTAAGTTTATTATTTTTAATAATTTTTACTGTTAATCTTACATTTTCTGTACCTACAGTCTTTTCGAGATATTCAACTTTTATAAAAATTCTTTTTGCTGTTATAATTATTAAAGATTTTCTTAAAAAGAAGAATATAAATATTACATATTTGTTTTTTTTGCTTTATTTAATCTCATTTATATTAGATATATATTTATTAAGGGAAAATTTGGTAGAATCTTTGTTTTTTAAAGAAATAATAACATCAATTGGTTTATTAACCAAAAGTGTAACAATACAAGATATTATAAAATAAATTAAAATGTATAAATTTTTTTTAACCCTGTTTATTTTTAGTTTACATCTAGTAGCGTCATGTCAGACCAAAGAAAAGGTAGATGTTTTGAAATTGTATCAATATAAAGATCCTTTTAGTTTAATTTCTAATAGGACTGTAAAAGTTAATACAGAAAATGCTTATAAAGTAGAAAATAATTTATCTAAAAACAGATCTACGAAAGAGAATACAATGATTATCCAAGAAGCATTGAATAAATATGATAAAGTATTATTACCAAATTTTTCTATTAATATAGAAAGAAACGGATTAAAATTAAAATCAAATCAAGTTTTGATTTTCCAAAACAACACGCAATTAAACATGGAACCTAATGAGTTGGCTTCTTATGCAATTCTTCATATTAATGGTGTTAATAATGTTAAGGTTTATAACGCAAAATTACGTGGCGATAAAGAAAAACATATTGGAGTTAGTGGAGAAGCAGGGCATGGTATTTCTATTTTAGGATCTAGTAATGTAGAAGTCTTAGGATTTGATATTAGAGATTTTTGGGGTGATGGCATTTTTATTGGTAGATATGAAAAACAAGTTAATAAAAATGTCTTAATAGAAAAGGGAATAGTTGATAACAATAGAAGAAATGGTATAAGTATAGTTAGCGTAGAAGGTTTAGTCCTGAAAAATGTGGTTGCATCTAATTCTAATGGTACAATGCCTATGTTTGGAGTTGATATAGAACCTCATTTTTGGGTGGATGAGGCTAATAATATTAAGATTATCAATCTCACAACTTATAATAATGCGAATGGGGGACTAATGGTGTCAATTAATAAAATTAAGGAAGGAGGTGATAAGGAGGTAAATATAAATATATCTGATTATACAGATATAAATTCATACCATGGAATTTCTTTAGGAGGAATAACCTCAGATTTCAAAGGTTTAAGAGGAAGTTTAAATTTTAAAAAGACAACACTTATAAACAATATTAAGCCCATTAAGTTAAGAGATAATCATATTTCTAACTTTACAGTAAATTTTGATAATTTTAACGTGGTTTCCCCAAAAAACAAATATTTTACTACCAAAGAAGCAACTAGATTAATTAAATTAAAAACAAATTTTACTATTAAAAATTGAAAGCACTATTTATACATGATCATCCGTTTATAAAAGATGGAAAAAGTGGAAAATTATACACTTCAGGAAATTTAAATTCTGTTTTATGGGAGCGTTATCTTAAACATTTTGATTCTGTAACGGTTATTGGGCGTTGCAAAACAGAAAATGATACAAGTAGATATCATCTGGCAGAGAAAGAAGGCGTCACTTTTGATTTGTTCACAAATGTAAGTGGAGGAGCAGATTATTTTAAAAAACGCAAGTCCATAGAAGAAAAATTAATACAAGAGATAAAAAAACACGATGTCATTATCATGCGTTTTCCTGCTACGATATCCGTTTTTGCAGCCGATTATTGTATAAAAAATAAGATAAAATATATTGCAGAAGTGGTTGGTTGCTCTTGGGACGCTAATTGGAATTATGGAGGGATAGCTCCAAAATTATTAGCACCATATAGCTTCTACAAAATGAAAAAAGCTGTAAAAAATGCGACAGCAACAATATATGTTACAGAAGAATTTTTACAAAAAAGATATCCAACAAAAGCAAAGATAAAAGCTTTTGCATCAAATGTCATATTACCAGAAATAGAAGAAGAAGCTCTGCCAAAGAGACTTCAAAAAATAGAAAACACTTCTAAGGATGGTTTTATTAAAATTGGTATAATAGGGAATATATCAGTTAAATACAAAGGATACGATGTGCTTTTAAAAGCATTAGCTAATCTTCCTGATGAGTTTAGAAATAGGATTCAATTAGAAATAGTAGGAGGAGGTAATCCTTCATATTTACAGCAATTGATCTCTCAATTTCAACTAGAAAAACAAACACAGATCAAAGGAAAATTAAAAGCAGGTAGAGAGATTTTTGATTTTTTAGATAGTTTAGATTTATACATTCACCCGTCTAAGCAAGAAGGATTACCAAGAGTCGTAATCGAAGCCATGAGCAGAGCTTGTCCAATATTGGCATCAAGTGTTGCAGGAACGCCTGAATTATTAGAGCATAAATTTTTACACGCTCCTGGTGATGATAAAACTTTAACAAAACAAATGCAATTGGTTTTTGATAATTATAACCAACAAAAAGAAATGGCAAATCAAAACTTTAGTAAGTCGAAAGCTTATTTGTTTTCTACTTTAGAAAAAAGAAGAGAACTATTTTTTGAACAAGTCAGAAATACATTTTAAAATATAAGAGGTTAAGTAAATAATATAGGGTTTTTAAAAAATAAGATGAAAAAAGCAATTATTGTAAATGGGATTACCGACATGAATAAAGGTGATCAGGCTTTGGTATGGGAAAGTTATCGAATCATTCAAGATACTGGTTTGTACGATGATATTAAAGTGATCTCTTTAGGCGATACACCAGAAGAGTATGAAGCTTTATGTGGACAAACCATAAAAAAAGGCATGCCAGTAATTCAAAATTTGTTAAAACATCCTAGAAGAGGAAAGCACCATAAAAATCAGCTTCAAAAAGAAGGTCTAGGATATTTGCTTTTTCAAGTAAAAAATGGAGTAAGTGATTACTTGCATTTATCAAGATTGAAAAATATCATTCATGATGATGAAAAGATAAAAAAATCATTTACAGAAAGAGAAGTAGAAACGATAAAAGCATTTAGAGAAGTAGATACGGTTTTTGTAAAAGGAGGAGGTTTTCTTCATGCCCATGGAGAAAAAACAGCACCATATGTAATGTGGTATTTTTTATACTACATGAATTTAGCAAAGCATCTTGGTAAAGAGTTGGTATTGTTACCTAATTCTTATGGTCCATTCGAAGGTCTTACTGTAAAAAAACAATTAATAAATGGCTTAGGAAAAGCTGATTTATTATTGGCGAGAGAGCAAGTATCGTCAAATGCTTTAGGAAATTTATTAAATAGAGAAATTCCTGTAGTACCAGACCTTGGTTTTTATTTAGAGATGCAACCAAAAGAAGTTGGTTTTGAGATTTTAGCTAAATATGGTTTTACAAAAGAAGATAAAATTGTAGGGATGACTGTTCGTCCATGGCGTTTCCCAGGCTCAGAAAATCCTGAAGAATTATTTGATCGATATTTAAGTTCTTTAAAAGACTTAATCGTTCATTTAAATAATCAAGGATTAAAAGTTGCTTTATTTAATCAATCTATAGGACCTAATGCACACGAAGATGATAGAAATGCCATAGAAAGATTAATTGAGGTTTGTGATAATAAAAATACCAATTTATTTACCTGGGTAAATGAAAATCCTACGTGTGATATTTTAAAGGCAGTTTATGCCAATATGTATTTCTTTGTAGGAACTAGATTTCATTCACTAATTTTTTCAATGACTTCAGAGGTTCCGTCAATTTCTATTGCTTATGGAGGGAATAAAGGTGTAGGAATTATGGAAGAATTTGATTTAGGTGAATATGTTGTTAAGATTGATGATGTTACAACAGATAAATTAACTGCGTTAGCAGATAAAGCTTTAGCTAATTATGATGAAATTCGTATGAAATTAGCAAATAAACTTCCTCATTTAGAAGAGATGAGGTTAGAAACAATTAAACTAATTCAAAATGCAGTTCAATCATAAGAAAATAGTCTTTGTGATTACCGATTACGGTAGTTTTAATAATTTTTTAGGAGAAGTTGCCGTTAGTTTATCTAGAAATGGTGCAGAAGTGCACCTGATTTCATCGTCAACAAAAGTGATAAAAATCGAAGATAAATTTGATTATAAAAAAGAAGGAATAAAAATTCAAACGGTAGAATTACCAAGAGGGTTTAATCCATTAAATCATTTTAAGGCGTCTAAAAGAATTCATGAGATAATAGATGAAATTAAACCCGATGTTGTATCGGTTCATTTTACAACAGGTATATTTACTACTACATTTAATAAGAGATTAAAGTATAAAACTATTGGAACTATACATGGTTTAGGCTTTCCTGTTGTAGAGGGATCTCTAAAAAAGTTTATTTATAGATTTGTAGAGAAAAGATCTATGAATAGAGTAGATGAAGTTTGGGTACTTAACAAAATGGATTTAGATATTATTAGAAAAGATTTTGCAAATGTTCAAGTTAAATTAATTCCAACAAAAGGATTAGGTTGTGATTTATCTAAATTTGACCCAAAAAATTTCACATCTGATTTCAAAGAAAATCTTAAAAATACTTTAGAGATCAAAGAACAGGATTTTGTAATTGGTTTTACTGGTCGTTTTGTTACATTCAAAGGGTATGATAAAGTTGTTAGAGCTTTTAAGTTATTAAAAGAAAAAGGAGTTCAAAATATTAAATTAATGTTGATAGGAGGACCTGATGATGCACATCCAACCGGATTGACAGAAGATGAAGAAAGATGGGTTAGGGAAAATGAATCTGTTATTAATGTTGGTTTTAGTAGTAAGGTGCAAGAATATTTGAGTATTACAGACTTATTTGTTTTTCCTAGTGAGAAAGAAGGTATGCCAGTTTGCATTATAGAAGCATTAGCTATGAATGTTCCTGTTATTACCGCTGATGCAAGAGGGTGTAACGATTTGATAGAAAATAACAAAAATGGAATTTTACTTGAAAATAATACTCCTCAAGAAATTTCAAAACAAATGATTTATTTAAAAGATAATCATGAGGTTTATAATCAAATGAAACAACAGATAAATAATGAAAGATTGAGTATGGATAGGGAATTATTTGTAACACAACAATTAGATTTTTTTAATCAAATTCTTAATCACTCATGAAAATCACTATTACAGGGGCTTCAGGGTTTGTAGGAACTAACCTTTCGATCTATTTAAAGGATAAGCACCATTCAATTGACGCATTATCACTGCGAGGAAATTGGTTAACTAATTTTAATCCAACAGTAGATGCAATTATCCATTTGGCAGGAAAAGCTCATGATACTAAGAATACATCAGATGCTCAGGACTATTTTAATATCAATACAGAATTAACCAAAGAGGTTTTTCAAAAATTTCTTCAATCAGAAATTCAAGACTTCTTCTATTTCTCATCAGTAAAAGCTGTTGCAGATACAGTAGAGGGACTGCTTACCGAGGAAGCCCAGCCTCAACCTATTACTCCTTATGGAAAATCTAAAATAGAAGCAGAAAAATATCTTTTACAACAAAATTTACCTGCAGGTAAAAGACTATTTATCATTCGTCCGTGTATGATTCATGGCCCGGGCAACAAAGGTAATCTTAATTTATTGTATGAAGTAGTTGAGAAAGGAATACCTTGGCCTTTAGCAGCATTTGAAAATAAACGTGCTTTTTTAAGTATTGATAATTTGTCTTTTTTAATCTTGAAAATGATACAAAATAAAGATTTATCATCTGGAATTTATAACTTTGCAGACGATCAGTCGGTTTCTACCAATAATTTAGTAACAATTATTTCTGATGTATTAGGAAAAAAAGCAAAGCTGTTAAAAATTCCTAAAAGTCTTTTTTCAAGTATTGCTAAAATAGGAGATGTTACAAAATTACCATTGAATACTGAGCGATTGCAAAAGCTAACGGAAAACTACGAAGTTTCCAATCAAAAAATAAAATCTGCTTTGGGAATTCAGCATTTGCCTCTTACCGCGGAACAAGGACTAAGAAAAACCATCGAAAGCTTTAAACAAAAATAAATTAACACAAACACGCCATCAACCAACAACTATCAACCAACAACTAGTAACATATGACCAGACTATTTGATTTTCTATTTTCATTCTTCGGAATTTTGTTTTTATTACCTGTAATGCTAGTATTGTATATCATAGGCTTGTTTGATACAGGTTCTCCGGTTTTTGTACAAGAAAGGGTAGGGAAAAATAAGAAACCATTTAAACTTTATAAGTTTAGAACCATGTCCGTTAATGCTAAATCTGTAGCAACCCATTTAGCTGATGGCTCGCAAATTACCAAATTTGGTGGCTTTTTGCGTAAGACTAAATTAGATGAATTACCTCAATTATTCAATGTACTAATAGGAGATATGAGTCTTGTAGGTGCTCGTCCTAACCTTTTTAATCAAACAGAATTAATAGAAGAGAGAGATAAAAGAGGGGTGTATAATTATCTTCCTGGTATTACAGGTTTAGGTCAAATTAATGAAATCGACATGTCCACACCAAAAAAATTGGCAGAGTACGATGCCGAGATGTATAAAACCATGTCTATAGGAAATTATTTTAAGTATATTTTTGCAACCGTTGGCGGAAAAGGCCAAGGAGATAGAGTGGTCAAATAATTGTTAACCGTTTGGCTATTCGCAGTAATAGCTTGGGAGGGTGGTATTCTACTTTAATTAAAGATTGCAGAAAATAGGGGTATCATTTTAGAACAAACAGGTTAAAATAGTAACCACTTTATAAAAACACTGATGAACTCAAAAATTTGGCTGTCTTCCCCGCATATGAGAGGAAGAGAATTGTGAAATACATCCACGAAGCATTGGCTAGGAGTTGAGTGTATTGTAAGACTTCTAAAATCAATTTTTCCAAACAATGCACTACGAGAGTGCAAATTATATTAAATATTGCACTCTCGTAGTGCAATATTTTTTGATTGAAATCGGTGGGATAAAGGTTTAAAACAAATTGTAAATTCCGAAAAAGGCTATGTCGTGAAAGATAATATTGAAACAGGTTTTCTGAATACGATTCCTTTATGGCATTTCGGATTGATGTATTAACTAAAGTTTTTATGTCTATAACCATAAAGACTAAAAATGAATT encodes:
- a CDS encoding EpsG family protein, translated to MKKIKKGSFESLVLFCLSPILSIPVLIYNIFKGNTLSTKLLIIIFGLIGFLYVPTITNDKARYLDRYELFSKFTIHEFINFLAGIERPDFIFDISLYAFSYLNLPSQIFFFIVCTFSTYSIIHISTKLVSVNLSKEKKYGFIIFFILFSISLQTLFSGVRYYFGLSFLLWAIYYLILKKKTYKFILFFVLAICTHFSLIIFFPAFLAIIFFPQTNFRVLFIISLSFLILPKEVLGVLIENVSPTEAYSSKADQYLDNDLIGEGIKNNIANAIVFYTRQIWIYVAYIYLIFFKKKKENYDIILSLLFLIIFTVNLTFSVPTVFSRYSTFIKILFAVIIIKDFLKKKNINITYLFFLLYLISFILDIYLLRENLVESLFFKEIITSIGLLTKSVTIQDIIK
- a CDS encoding NAD-dependent epimerase/dehydratase family protein, with amino-acid sequence MKITITGASGFVGTNLSIYLKDKHHSIDALSLRGNWLTNFNPTVDAIIHLAGKAHDTKNTSDAQDYFNINTELTKEVFQKFLQSEIQDFFYFSSVKAVADTVEGLLTEEAQPQPITPYGKSKIEAEKYLLQQNLPAGKRLFIIRPCMIHGPGNKGNLNLLYEVVEKGIPWPLAAFENKRAFLSIDNLSFLILKMIQNKDLSSGIYNFADDQSVSTNNLVTIISDVLGKKAKLLKIPKSLFSSIAKIGDVTKLPLNTERLQKLTENYEVSNQKIKSALGIQHLPLTAEQGLRKTIESFKQK
- a CDS encoding glycosyltransferase yields the protein MQFNHKKIVFVITDYGSFNNFLGEVAVSLSRNGAEVHLISSSTKVIKIEDKFDYKKEGIKIQTVELPRGFNPLNHFKASKRIHEIIDEIKPDVVSVHFTTGIFTTTFNKRLKYKTIGTIHGLGFPVVEGSLKKFIYRFVEKRSMNRVDEVWVLNKMDLDIIRKDFANVQVKLIPTKGLGCDLSKFDPKNFTSDFKENLKNTLEIKEQDFVIGFTGRFVTFKGYDKVVRAFKLLKEKGVQNIKLMLIGGPDDAHPTGLTEDEERWVRENESVINVGFSSKVQEYLSITDLFVFPSEKEGMPVCIIEALAMNVPVITADARGCNDLIENNKNGILLENNTPQEISKQMIYLKDNHEVYNQMKQQINNERLSMDRELFVTQQLDFFNQILNHS
- a CDS encoding polysaccharide pyruvyl transferase family protein, whose product is MKKAIIVNGITDMNKGDQALVWESYRIIQDTGLYDDIKVISLGDTPEEYEALCGQTIKKGMPVIQNLLKHPRRGKHHKNQLQKEGLGYLLFQVKNGVSDYLHLSRLKNIIHDDEKIKKSFTEREVETIKAFREVDTVFVKGGGFLHAHGEKTAPYVMWYFLYYMNLAKHLGKELVLLPNSYGPFEGLTVKKQLINGLGKADLLLAREQVSSNALGNLLNREIPVVPDLGFYLEMQPKEVGFEILAKYGFTKEDKIVGMTVRPWRFPGSENPEELFDRYLSSLKDLIVHLNNQGLKVALFNQSIGPNAHEDDRNAIERLIEVCDNKNTNLFTWVNENPTCDILKAVYANMYFFVGTRFHSLIFSMTSEVPSISIAYGGNKGVGIMEEFDLGEYVVKIDDVTTDKLTALADKALANYDEIRMKLANKLPHLEEMRLETIKLIQNAVQS
- a CDS encoding glycosyltransferase, whose translation is MERILHVIGAMNRAGAETFIMNLYRSIDKNKYQFDFYCTNGEKGDYDAEIIKLGGRIHYAKKSNTLNSYLQFYKFLKQHRKYKIIHAHILLSIGIYSLIAKIAGVEKIISHAHSSSYKGKDESIFKKKYYDLSVHLIKNYADIYLACGKKAGDFLYPFTNNYKILPNSIDLVKYKEIAIRDSKYLDNHSHIFNSENKFKLIQVGRFNEVKNHTFTLNVIDSLRKINDDFILYMVGDGELKKQIEEEVKRLKLDDYIIFLGVRDDVPSLMAGSDLLLMPSHFEGFPVVLVESQAIGLEALISNNISKEVDLDIGLINFETLDDYNNWANIITEKINNKSKKKNVEYYFNTMKKLGFDNNVNVKKITDLYRR
- a CDS encoding glycosyltransferase family 4 protein, producing MKALFIHDHPFIKDGKSGKLYTSGNLNSVLWERYLKHFDSVTVIGRCKTENDTSRYHLAEKEGVTFDLFTNVSGGADYFKKRKSIEEKLIQEIKKHDVIIMRFPATISVFAADYCIKNKIKYIAEVVGCSWDANWNYGGIAPKLLAPYSFYKMKKAVKNATATIYVTEEFLQKRYPTKAKIKAFASNVILPEIEEEALPKRLQKIENTSKDGFIKIGIIGNISVKYKGYDVLLKALANLPDEFRNRIQLEIVGGGNPSYLQQLISQFQLEKQTQIKGKLKAGREIFDFLDSLDLYIHPSKQEGLPRVVIEAMSRACPILASSVAGTPELLEHKFLHAPGDDKTLTKQMQLVFDNYNQQKEMANQNFSKSKAYLFSTLEKRRELFFEQVRNTF
- a CDS encoding glycosyltransferase, with protein sequence MFSVVIPLYNKENQIKKTLESVLNQTFSEFEVVIINDGSKDKSVEVVQSFDDPRIRLITQENAGVSAARNRGVRESKNEWIAFLDADDLWKNNKLEEIEKVINKNLNLNWIANGIETVKGNKVIKFLYDKEGFTRDVLDDLINGLYIQTSGIIIKRSLFNQDNKICFREGVNHSEDRELWIRLAFRFPNLYYVNKVLTSYIRDITNQSLTTSDVNYDFLKMNKWLENEINELPIERKKKFQKLDRSTNRKNLLYIWLSNNSLENTDSFFSQIEIRVLKTFSIYPMLIKLLVLKTLLKLK
- a CDS encoding sugar transferase, whose protein sequence is MTRLFDFLFSFFGILFLLPVMLVLYIIGLFDTGSPVFVQERVGKNKKPFKLYKFRTMSVNAKSVATHLADGSQITKFGGFLRKTKLDELPQLFNVLIGDMSLVGARPNLFNQTELIEERDKRGVYNYLPGITGLGQINEIDMSTPKKLAEYDAEMYKTMSIGNYFKYIFATVGGKGQGDRVVK
- a CDS encoding right-handed parallel beta-helix repeat-containing protein; the protein is MYKFFLTLFIFSLHLVASCQTKEKVDVLKLYQYKDPFSLISNRTVKVNTENAYKVENNLSKNRSTKENTMIIQEALNKYDKVLLPNFSINIERNGLKLKSNQVLIFQNNTQLNMEPNELASYAILHINGVNNVKVYNAKLRGDKEKHIGVSGEAGHGISILGSSNVEVLGFDIRDFWGDGIFIGRYEKQVNKNVLIEKGIVDNNRRNGISIVSVEGLVLKNVVASNSNGTMPMFGVDIEPHFWVDEANNIKIINLTTYNNANGGLMVSINKIKEGGDKEVNINISDYTDINSYHGISLGGITSDFKGLRGSLNFKKTTLINNIKPIKLRDNHISNFTVNFDNFNVVSPKNKYFTTKEATRLIKLKTNFTIKN